Proteins from one Podospora pseudoanserina strain CBS 124.78 chromosome 1, whole genome shotgun sequence genomic window:
- a CDS encoding hypothetical protein (EggNog:ENOG503PQU6), whose product MRLPTALLGALLAGRAPQNNDGRPPPQPVRIDPIPDIQITNFRAGAVILSHRFYVNFNITFPPNTPLESTPLTTYCHTIGTSLTETIGEVHPLWCNRNTDSHPTPQDVFWSLDFNVEQETFPNKTVKTPLNAEILLYRVISNETRMEGRALLSREDMPMVGESYPRQIYQGPGNFSVKGRRVSGGRGFIPGDVDGDDA is encoded by the exons ATGCGTCTCCCAACCGCCCTCCTCGGTGCCCTCCTAGCAGGCAGAGCCCCCCAAAACAACGACggccgccctccccctcaacccgTCCGCATCGACCCCATCCCCGACATCCAAATCACAAACTTCCGAGCCGGCGCCGTGATCCTCTCCCACCGCTTCTA CGTAAACTTCAACAtaaccttcccccccaacacccccctcgaATCAACCCCCCTAACAACCTACTGCCACACAATCggcacctccctcaccgaaACAATCGGCGAGGTCCACCCACTCTGGTGCAACCGCAACACCGactcccaccccaccccgCAAGACGTCTTTTGGTCCCTCGACTTCAACGTCGAGCAGGAGACCTTCCCGAACAAGACCGTTAAGACCCCCCTCAACGCCGAGATCCTGCTCTACCGCGTCATCAGCAACGagacgaggatggagggaCGGGCGCTGCTGAGCAGGGAGGACATGCCCATGGTTGGCGAGAGCTACCCCAGGCAGATCTACCAAGGCCCGGGGAATTTCAGCgtcaaggggaggagggttagtggggggagggggtttatTCCCGGGGATGTGGACGGGGACGATGCTTGA
- a CDS encoding hypothetical protein (EggNog:ENOG503NUXB; CAZy:GH131), whose product MHPSLLLGLLAGTALAGTIRRPGRPRPQAPTAETLCPIVFDGRPDSSLEPLDFDDWNTSPFNPDYVKGAGLPWSSILQFPDISPPARFDDPTYQKPFEVTINDSSIFNNQRGFRRAGLQFQGDTNRDSPGSSGIKTIHFSLKWDAQRPLNLSHEYLNVWHETADYSANQFNFQAGAILGQNSLARDTWKVLNRQNRQVWSTPILRNEWQNFAISLDFVRNTLRVYYSRGSEPLRSVTNALTNNNAGEGQYQVGILRKPTGTSDVVNSGYHQRNLNEGLIYGSVFVEDGEGGCVSL is encoded by the exons ATgcacccctccctcctcctcggcctcctggccggcaccgccctcgccggcacCATCCGCCGCCCCggccgtccccgtccccaagCCCCCACGGCCGAAACCCTCTGCCCCATCGTCTTCGACGGCCGGCCCGACTCCTCCCTCGAACccctcgactttgacgactggaacacctcccccttcaaccccgacTACGTCAAAGGCGCCGGCCTCCCCTGGTCCTCCATCCTCCAGTTCCCCGACATCTCCCCCCCGGCCCGGTTCGACGACCCGACCTACCAGAAGCCCTTCGAGGTCACCATCAACGACTCgtccatcttcaacaaccagcGGGGCTTCCGCCGCGCCGGCCTGCAGTTCCAGGGGGACACCAACCGAGACTCCCCCGGCTCGTCGGGCATCAAGACGATCCACTTCTCGCTCAAGTGGGACGCCCAGCGGCCCTTGAACCTGAGCCACGAGTACCTCAACGTATGGCACGAGACGGCCGACTACAGCGCGAACCAGTTCAACTTTCAGGCCGGCGCCATACTCGGGCAGAACAGCCTGGCGAGGGACACGTGGAAGGTGCTCAACAGGCAGAACAGGCAGGTCTGGAGCACGCCGATCCTGAGGAACGAGTGGCAGAACTTTGCCATCTCGTTGGACTTTGTCAGAAA CACCCTCCGTGTATACTACAGCAGAGGCTCCGAACCCCTCCGCAGCGTGACCAACGCCctgaccaacaacaacgccggcgAGGGCCAGTACCAAGTCGGCATCCTCCGCAAGCCCACCGGCACCAGCGACGTCGTCAACTCTGGCTACCACCAGCGCAACCTCAACGAAGGTCTCATCTACGGCAGCGTCTTTGTCGAAGACGGCGAAGGCGGCTGCGTCTCTCTTTAA